Part of the Synechococcus sp. MU1643 genome, GCTCCTGCGCCATCAATTCATCGGGATGTTCGACACCCCTTCTAAACGAACCGAGCTGCCGCTACGGTCGGCATCATCACAGGGCTGGACGTGCTCACCGGTCTGCTGCTGCAGAACATCGCTCTGATTGAGAGTCTTGAACTGGAGTTCAGCTCTGGTTTTACGGTGCTCACCGGTGAGACCGGCGCAGGCAAGTCGATCCTTCTCGATGCCCTCGATGCCGTGCTGGGTGGAGCGCAGGGTTCCAGTGGCATTCGTCTGCTTCGGACTGGTTCGGATCGCGCGAAGATTGAGGCTGCGTTTCAACTCACCCCAGCCCTTGAGCATTGGTTGATCGCAGCGGAGTTTGACCCCGAAGAGGAGCTCCTGATCAGTCGCGAATGGAAACGGCAGGAGGGTGATCGTTACTCCAGTCGATGTCGTTTGAACGGCAGCACGGTGAACCGTCAGCAGTTGCTTGAGCTCAGGCCGCTGTTGATTGATCTCACTGTTCAGGGACAGACCCAGCTGTTGTCGCGGGCGGGGCAGCAACGGCTTTGGCTTGACCGTCTCGGTGGATCTGCATTGGCTGAGGTCAAAGCTCAGGTGGCTGATGCCTGGACTGCGTGGCGCCAGACTGCAGATGCCCTGATGGCACTTGAGCAGGAGCAGCAGCGCTCCGAACAGGAGCGGGCTGAACAGGAAGAGCAGCTGGAGCAGCTTCAAGCTGCAGATCTCGAAGACCCAGACGAGCAGCAGCGGCTGGAACAGGACCAAGACCGCCTTGTCCATGGCGTGAGGCTGCTGGAAGGTCTGGCCTTGCTGTTTGGCCGAATCCGCGATGGTGTGGATCAGGCGCCTTCGCTGCAGGATCACTTTGCGGCGTGCATTCAGGAGCTGCAGGCCATGGCGCAGCTGGATGGTTCGCTTGAGCCCCTCCGTGATCAGGCTCTGGATCTCGAGGCTGGTGTGGACGGTTTGTTGCGCTCCCTCGATCAATACGGTCTGGCGCTTGAAAGCGATCCAGACCAT contains:
- the recN gene encoding DNA repair protein RecN translates to MLTGLLLQNIALIESLELEFSSGFTVLTGETGAGKSILLDALDAVLGGAQGSSGIRLLRTGSDRAKIEAAFQLTPALEHWLIAAEFDPEEELLISREWKRQEGDRYSSRCRLNGSTVNRQQLLELRPLLIDLTVQGQTQLLSRAGQQRLWLDRLGGSALAEVKAQVADAWTAWRQTADALMALEQEQQRSEQERAEQEEQLEQLQAADLEDPDEQQRLEQDQDRLVHGVRLLEGLALLFGRIRDGVDQAPSLQDHFAACIQELQAMAQLDGSLEPLRDQALDLEAGVDGLLRSLDQYGLALESDPDHLERIQDRLSVLKRLQRRYSLDLAGLIQRRDELLHRLGSEGFAADLDRLQQEANDRRQMRDNANATLRRERSKAAEALQASLLELLPPMGLANVRFEVDLTACDPAEHGADAVQFLFSANPGQPMAPLTEVASGGEMSRFLLALKTNLAAVDGSSTLLFDEIDAGVSGRVSGAMADLLQTLARQRQVFCVTHQPLVAAVADHHFRVSKNVEDGVTHSRVSRLRDTQERRQELADLAGGDQADAYAASLLDQRTA